The Dioscorea cayenensis subsp. rotundata cultivar TDr96_F1 chromosome 19, TDr96_F1_v2_PseudoChromosome.rev07_lg8_w22 25.fasta, whole genome shotgun sequence genome includes a window with the following:
- the LOC120284179 gene encoding beta-glucosidase 18-like gives MKQQRKDMKLEENEYPPGLHSQPYVTAHNMILSHATALHIYKTKYQEKQGGSIGIVLSMVWYEPLKDTVEDNSLVQSTFDFEIGWFLDPFIYGDYPNEMKKYLGPKLPTFSAKEKEKLRYGLNFIGMNYYKSLYVGRCGVSYCKVAERDGIPIGKKTPMPGRKGADVRGYLVWSLIYYFEWIHGYTLRFGIYHVDYNTQKRTPKSSAKWFKDFPQCSKITARKRR, from the exons ATGAAGCAGCAAAGAAAGGATATGAAACTGGAAGAGAATGAATACCCTCCTGGCCTTCATTCTCAACCATATGTTACTGCTCATAACATGATTTTATCACATGCTACTGCTCTTcacatttataaaacaaaatatcag gaaAAACAAGGAGGGTCCATTGGGATAGTTTTGTCTATGGTTTGGTATGAGCCTTTAAAAGATACTGTTGAAGATAATTCATTAGTTCAGTCaacttttgattttgaaattgGATG gttCCTTGATCCTTTCATTTATGGTGACTatccaaatgaaatgaaaaaatatttaggtCCAAAATTACCAACATTCTCagcaaaagaaaaggaaaaattgcGATATGGATTGAATTTTATTGGAATGAACTACTATAAAAGTCTTTATGTGGGACGTTGTGGTGTTTCTTATTGCAAAGTGGCAGAAAGAGATGGAATTCCGATTGGGAAAAAG ACACCGATGCCAGGAAG GAAAGGAGCTGATGTGAGAGGTTATCTTGTGTGGTCTCTTATTTACTACTTTGAGTGGATTCATGGATACACTCTCAGATTTGGGATCTACCATGTGGACTATAATACACAGAAGAGAACTCCAAAATCATCTGCCAAATGGTTCAAGGATTTCCCTCAATGTTCCAAGATTACAGCCAGGAAGAGAAGATGA